One genomic region from Equus asinus isolate D_3611 breed Donkey chromosome 10, EquAss-T2T_v2, whole genome shotgun sequence encodes:
- the LOC106845540 gene encoding major allergen Can f 1-like, which translates to MGLVGCEGQVRGQCQERKLVLEKTNEPGKYTADEGRRVVYISPSNVMDHYVLYCEGELRGKQIRMAKLVGRDAENNQGALEDFKTFARDKGFDPEKIFTLTRHETCSPGSD; encoded by the exons ATGGGCCTCGTGGGCTGTGAGGGGCA GGTGAGGGGTCAGTGCCAGGAGAGGAAACTGGTGCTGGAGAAAACCAATGAGCCCGGCAAATACACGGCCG ACGAGGGCAGGCGCGTGGTGTACATCTCGCCGTCGAACGTGATGGACCACTACGTTCTTTACTGTGAAGGCGAGCTCCGGGGGAAGCAGATCCGGATGGCGAAGCTCGTGG GAAGAGACGCGGAGAACAACCAGGGGGCCCTGGAGGATTTTAAGACGTTTGCGAGAGACAAAGGGTTCGACCCGGAGAAGATCTTCACGCTCACGCGCCATG AAACCTGCTCTCCAGGAAGCGATTAG